In Deltaproteobacteria bacterium, a single genomic region encodes these proteins:
- a CDS encoding DUF1178 family protein produces the protein MVIYDLTCDNDHGFEGWFSGPENFQEQLSQGLIACPVCNSTAVTKLPHACAVHTKQEESPAPSKQRQPQAVPTPEQLKEALIRVHHYIENNFENVGRHFAGEARRIHAGEAEERPIHGTATTEEREALDDDSVPYMMLPKPELDG, from the coding sequence ATGGTCATTTACGATCTCACCTGCGACAACGACCACGGCTTCGAGGGGTGGTTCTCGGGGCCGGAGAACTTTCAGGAGCAGCTCTCCCAGGGTCTGATCGCCTGCCCGGTGTGCAACTCCACCGCGGTCACCAAGCTCCCGCACGCCTGCGCCGTGCACACGAAGCAGGAGGAGTCGCCGGCCCCGTCCAAGCAACGTCAGCCGCAGGCCGTGCCCACGCCGGAGCAGCTCAAGGAAGCGCTGATCCGGGTGCACCACTACATCGAGAACAACTTCGAGAACGTCGGCCGCCACTTCGCCGGCGAGGCCCGCCGCATCCACGCCGGCGAGGCCGAGGAACGCCCCATCCACGGCACCGCCACCACCGAGGAACGGGAGGCCCTCGACGACGACAGCGTCCCATACATGATGCTGCCGAAGCCGGAGCTGGACGGCTGA
- a CDS encoding type III pantothenate kinase: MLLAVDIGNSNTVLGVYRDRELVTHWRLLTEPQRTVDEYGALIAPLAAAQGIGAGDIDAIIVSCVVPPMVGMIDELGRKFFGVKPLLVGPGLKTGMPILYDSPQDVGADRIANGVAAYERFGAACVVIDFGTATTFDCVSDDGEYLGGLIAPGLVIAVEALFQRASKLPRVEVLRPGSVIGKSTVHSIQSGIYYGYVGLVDGIVQRIERENRIKAKVVATGGVASLIARESTVIEDVDEFLTLEGLRLIYEKNATPSQRKRRP, from the coding sequence ATGCTGCTGGCCGTGGACATCGGGAACAGCAACACGGTGCTGGGTGTGTACCGCGACCGGGAGCTGGTGACCCACTGGCGCCTGCTGACGGAGCCGCAACGCACGGTGGACGAGTACGGCGCCCTGATCGCGCCGCTGGCGGCGGCCCAGGGGATCGGCGCCGGCGACATCGACGCTATCATCGTCTCCTGCGTGGTGCCGCCCATGGTGGGCATGATCGACGAGTTGGGGCGGAAGTTCTTCGGCGTCAAGCCGCTGCTCGTGGGGCCGGGCCTCAAGACCGGCATGCCGATTCTCTACGACAGCCCGCAGGACGTCGGCGCCGACCGCATCGCCAACGGCGTCGCCGCCTACGAGCGCTTCGGCGCCGCCTGCGTGGTCATCGATTTCGGCACCGCCACCACCTTCGACTGCGTCTCCGACGACGGCGAGTATCTCGGAGGACTGATCGCGCCGGGCCTGGTCATCGCCGTGGAGGCATTGTTCCAGCGGGCATCGAAACTGCCCCGGGTGGAAGTGCTGCGCCCGGGCTCCGTCATCGGCAAGTCCACGGTGCACTCCATCCAGTCGGGCATCTACTACGGCTACGTCGGCCTAGTGGACGGCATCGTCCAGCGCATCGAGCGGGAGAACCGCATCAAGGCGAAGGTGGTGGCCACGGGCGGGGTCGCGTCGCTCATCGCCCGCGAATCGACGGTGATCGAGGACGTGGACGAATTCTTGACCTTGGAAGGGTTACGTCTTATTTACGAAAAGAACGCGACTCCGTCGCAGCGCAAGCGCAGACCCTGA
- a CDS encoding flavin reductase family protein: MGHFATGVTIVTTKDKAGVPTGITANAFSSLSLNPPLVLVCIDKKANCYECFEDSGVFAVNLLGEHQEQLANRFATKGIEKFQDTAWHMSDHGIPLLDQTIGYIECSVTQGYDGGDHTIYLGEIIHAEAAGDRPLLFYKGKYQRLPQEG; the protein is encoded by the coding sequence ATGGGACACTTCGCCACAGGAGTGACCATCGTGACCACCAAGGACAAGGCCGGAGTTCCCACGGGGATCACCGCCAACGCCTTCTCATCCCTCTCCCTGAACCCGCCGCTGGTGCTGGTATGCATCGACAAGAAGGCCAACTGCTACGAGTGCTTCGAGGACTCCGGCGTGTTCGCCGTCAACCTGCTGGGTGAGCACCAGGAGCAACTGGCCAACCGCTTCGCCACCAAAGGAATCGAGAAGTTCCAGGACACCGCCTGGCACATGAGCGACCACGGCATCCCGCTTCTCGACCAGACCATCGGCTACATCGAATGCAGCGTCACTCAGGGCTATGACGGCGGCGACCACACCATCTACCTGGGCGAGATAATCCATGCCGAGGCAGCGGGCGACCGCCCGCTGCTGTTCTACAAGGGCAAGTACCAGAGGCTTCCCCAAGAGGGGTGA
- a CDS encoding amidohydrolase family protein: protein MIIDFQSHIFPEHYMEAMRDRDGAVVLEEPDPYSGMAYLYDKNLKCRINTAIFKGRNVEQRLEHMDRQGVDVQVVSIPAPGADRYDPDDAVALARVANDELAEMCNRHPDRFVGLATLPTASIEASLQELERAVQELGLRGFGCFTNLNGRPLDDEVFFPLYEKLAEYELPVYLHPTAPLATEAVGLDIMPILIYGWAFDSTVAMTRLVYGRVIERFPTLPFVVADVGGVLAFFGQRAINIYTGRTDEMRQRYGLQENPLDSFRRFFVDTADHPANTLRCVMDFFGPEQLVFGTNYPYGPDDGCGFIRNSLKAIDDLGLAPEPRERILGGNAARILHI, encoded by the coding sequence ATGATCATCGACTTCCAAAGCCACATCTTCCCCGAACATTACATGGAGGCGATGCGCGATCGGGACGGCGCCGTCGTGCTGGAGGAGCCGGACCCTTACAGCGGCATGGCATACCTTTACGACAAGAACCTCAAGTGCCGCATCAACACCGCCATCTTCAAGGGCCGTAACGTCGAGCAGCGGCTGGAGCACATGGACCGTCAGGGCGTGGACGTGCAGGTGGTGAGTATCCCCGCTCCCGGCGCCGACCGCTACGACCCGGACGACGCGGTGGCGCTGGCGCGGGTGGCCAACGACGAGCTGGCGGAAATGTGCAACCGCCATCCGGACCGCTTCGTCGGCCTGGCGACGCTGCCCACCGCGTCCATCGAGGCATCGCTGCAGGAGCTTGAGCGGGCGGTCCAGGAGTTGGGCCTGCGCGGGTTCGGGTGCTTCACCAACCTCAACGGCCGACCCCTGGACGACGAGGTCTTTTTCCCCCTGTACGAGAAGCTCGCGGAGTACGAGCTGCCAGTCTACCTCCATCCCACCGCGCCTCTCGCCACCGAGGCCGTGGGCCTCGACATCATGCCGATCCTCATCTACGGCTGGGCCTTCGACAGCACGGTGGCCATGACACGTCTGGTGTACGGCCGGGTCATCGAGAGGTTTCCGACCCTGCCGTTCGTCGTGGCGGACGTGGGCGGGGTGCTGGCCTTCTTCGGGCAGCGCGCCATCAACATCTACACCGGCCGCACCGACGAGATGCGCCAACGCTACGGCCTTCAGGAGAATCCGCTGGACTCGTTCCGGCGCTTCTTCGTGGACACCGCGGACCATCCGGCCAACACCCTCAGGTGCGTCATGGACTTCTTCGGCCCCGAGCAATTGGTGTTCGGCACCAACTATCCCTACGGGCCGGACGACGGCTGCGGCTTCATCCGCAACAGCCTCAAGGCCATCGACGACCTGGGTCTCGCGCCGGAGCCCAGGGAACGGATCCTCGGAGGCAACGCCGCCCGGATCCTGCACATCTGA
- a CDS encoding alpha/beta hydrolase: MSDAIHHQTLRVGGIETHYLEAGEGPDLVLLHGGEYGASAEATWGTAMAKLGRTFHVLAPDMLGYGRTAKIYSFSDPSGFRLTHLAQWLDVVGVGEAFFVGNSAGGGTLLRSSVRKPSPLKMKKMVTICGNAGVFKSDFQADLEDYTPSPENMRKLLKLLFHDEKWLTPECVESRYNDSIAPGAWEALSAARLKRPGYERGSTIDAFVKQLSTVTVPLLIIACDHDPLNQPDWDERLRGIVPGSTAYRFHDSAHEPQIEEQDTFIEVVTDFLLS, from the coding sequence ATGAGCGACGCGATTCATCACCAGACACTTCGGGTCGGGGGCATCGAAACGCACTACCTGGAAGCGGGGGAGGGGCCCGACCTGGTGCTGCTTCACGGCGGGGAGTACGGCGCCTCGGCCGAGGCCACGTGGGGGACCGCCATGGCGAAGCTCGGGCGGACTTTCCACGTCCTCGCCCCGGACATGCTGGGCTATGGCCGCACCGCCAAGATCTACAGCTTCTCCGACCCCTCGGGGTTCCGCTTGACGCACCTCGCACAGTGGCTGGATGTCGTGGGCGTGGGTGAAGCGTTCTTCGTGGGCAATTCCGCCGGCGGCGGCACGCTGCTGAGAAGCTCGGTGCGGAAACCTTCGCCCTTGAAGATGAAGAAGATGGTGACCATCTGCGGCAACGCCGGGGTGTTCAAGAGCGACTTCCAGGCAGACCTGGAGGACTACACCCCGAGCCCGGAGAACATGCGCAAGCTCCTCAAGCTGCTGTTTCACGACGAGAAGTGGCTCACCCCGGAGTGCGTCGAGTCCCGCTACAACGATTCCATCGCGCCGGGCGCCTGGGAGGCCCTGTCCGCGGCCCGCCTGAAGCGCCCAGGGTACGAGCGCGGCTCCACCATCGACGCCTTCGTGAAGCAACTGTCCACCGTCACCGTGCCGCTGCTCATCATCGCCTGTGACCACGACCCCCTCAACCAGCCCGACTGGGACGAGCGGCTGCGCGGCATCGTGCCGGGCTCCACGGCGTACCGCTTCCACGACTCGGCGCACGAGCCGCAGATCGAGGAGCAGGACACGTTCATCGAGGTGGTGACGGACTTCCTGCTGTCTTGA
- the ggt gene encoding gamma-glutamyltransferase has product MSQATHEIRYGKAARTLVMGQNGVVAAGHPLASVAGLKMMQRGGNAVDAAVAAGFVLAVVKHEACGLGGDLFSLVYMKDEGKVRALNASGPAPGNATIDAFKSRGLDAIPTSGPLSIAVPGAVEGWLELHRRYGTMDRAEVCADALTLARDGFPLYLSLAGSIAEWAPSSPDIHRYFRAPLEDLTPGRMLRQPELAAVLEAIVRDGRDGFYRGDVAARLCAGIRAQGGLFEERDLDGEFAEWLEPLSTDYRGYQILEQPPVSQGFVILTMMNLLAGYDCSKMSRTELVHVMVEAKKIAFEDRIRHLDDPRFGDPEVERLISKEYADARRADIGDSAGPVSSSSAMTGSDTTYLCAADGHGNVISLIESVFSVFGSRVVAGDTGLVMNNRLCSARLDPDSANSLQPGKRPAHTLNSYMVFRDGEFLAVGGTPGADDQPQTNVQVLHNFLDLKMDPQCALEAPRWSHVPGTPPNVGYPQSLRLEQGFPREVVEGLAAKGHPVTVVEPWSFGGAALIARDPRNGTLMAAADPRRDGYAVGW; this is encoded by the coding sequence ATGTCTCAAGCTACACATGAAATTCGTTACGGCAAGGCCGCGCGCACGCTCGTCATGGGGCAAAACGGCGTGGTGGCGGCGGGCCATCCGCTGGCGTCCGTCGCCGGGCTCAAGATGATGCAGCGGGGCGGCAACGCCGTGGACGCGGCCGTCGCCGCCGGGTTCGTCCTGGCGGTGGTCAAGCACGAGGCCTGCGGGCTCGGCGGCGACCTGTTCTCGCTGGTCTACATGAAGGACGAAGGCAAGGTTCGGGCACTCAACGCCAGCGGCCCGGCGCCCGGCAACGCCACCATCGACGCCTTCAAGAGCCGCGGTCTCGACGCCATCCCCACCTCCGGGCCCTTGAGCATCGCCGTGCCCGGGGCGGTGGAGGGATGGCTGGAACTGCACCGCCGCTACGGCACCATGGACCGCGCCGAGGTCTGCGCCGACGCCCTGACGCTGGCCCGCGACGGTTTTCCCCTGTACCTGTCACTGGCCGGTTCCATCGCGGAGTGGGCGCCTTCCAGTCCCGACATCCATCGCTATTTCCGTGCCCCCTTGGAAGACCTGACGCCGGGGCGGATGCTACGGCAGCCCGAGCTGGCGGCGGTGCTGGAAGCCATTGTGCGCGACGGCCGGGACGGTTTTTATCGCGGCGACGTGGCCGCGCGGCTGTGCGCCGGCATTCGCGCCCAGGGCGGCCTGTTCGAGGAGCGGGACCTGGACGGCGAGTTCGCCGAGTGGCTCGAACCCTTGAGCACCGACTACCGCGGCTACCAGATCCTGGAGCAGCCGCCGGTGTCCCAGGGGTTCGTGATCCTCACCATGATGAACCTGCTGGCGGGCTACGACTGCTCGAAGATGAGCCGTACGGAACTGGTCCACGTGATGGTGGAGGCCAAGAAGATCGCCTTCGAGGACCGCATCCGCCACCTCGACGACCCGCGCTTCGGCGACCCCGAGGTGGAGCGCCTCATCAGCAAGGAATACGCGGACGCGCGCCGCGCCGACATCGGCGATTCCGCCGGGCCGGTGTCGTCGTCCAGTGCCATGACCGGGAGCGATACCACGTACCTGTGCGCCGCCGACGGCCACGGCAACGTCATCTCGCTCATCGAGAGCGTGTTCTCGGTGTTCGGCTCGCGCGTGGTGGCGGGGGACACCGGCCTGGTCATGAACAACCGCCTGTGCAGCGCCCGGCTCGATCCCGACAGCGCCAATTCCCTGCAACCGGGCAAGCGCCCCGCGCACACCCTCAACTCCTACATGGTGTTCCGCGACGGCGAGTTCCTGGCCGTGGGCGGCACCCCGGGGGCGGACGACCAGCCCCAGACCAACGTGCAGGTGCTGCACAACTTCCTGGACCTCAAGATGGATCCCCAGTGCGCGCTGGAAGCGCCCCGCTGGAGCCACGTGCCGGGTACGCCGCCCAACGTCGGCTATCCCCAGAGCCTGCGCCTGGAGCAGGGATTCCCCAGGGAGGTGGTCGAGGGCCTGGCAGCCAAGGGCCACCCGGTGACGGTGGTGGAGCCCTGGTCCTTCGGCGGCGCGGCGCTCATCGCCAGGGACCCGCGCAACGGCACGCTCATGGCCGCCGCCGACCCGCGCCGGGACGGCTACGCCGTGGGGTGGTAG
- a CDS encoding biotin--[acetyl-CoA-carboxylase] ligase — MSGELTAAAILRGLGTRRLGRRVDVHPELASTNRTAHALAEAGEPEGAVVIAEAQTRGQGRMGRRWVSPPGVNLYISFILRPRLAPAESAKITLLTAVALADTLKEHVPRAPRIKWPNDILLGGLKVAGVLSELACESERTLFVIVGIGVNLNYPRALMPREIRERATSVMEEAGAAVDRVRVTRSLVRHMENRYIEFEEQGFVPIARCWNGYARMEGRRVRAHTPDGERAGRVRELDGSGFLVLDCEGGRTERVVSGDVVLLDGAEGY, encoded by the coding sequence GTGAGCGGGGAATTGACCGCGGCCGCGATCCTGCGCGGGTTGGGCACCCGGCGCCTCGGGCGCCGCGTCGACGTGCACCCGGAGTTGGCCTCCACCAACCGCACCGCCCACGCGCTGGCCGAGGCCGGCGAGCCCGAGGGCGCCGTCGTCATCGCGGAGGCGCAGACCCGGGGGCAGGGGAGGATGGGCCGGCGGTGGGTTTCGCCGCCGGGTGTCAACCTCTACATCTCGTTCATCCTGCGCCCGCGGCTCGCTCCCGCCGAATCGGCGAAGATCACGCTGCTGACCGCGGTGGCGCTGGCGGACACCCTGAAGGAACACGTTCCCCGCGCGCCCCGGATCAAGTGGCCCAACGACATCCTGCTGGGAGGACTCAAGGTGGCGGGGGTCCTGAGCGAGCTGGCGTGCGAGTCCGAACGCACGCTCTTCGTGATCGTCGGCATCGGCGTGAACCTGAACTACCCGCGGGCGCTCATGCCGCGGGAAATCCGCGAGCGCGCCACCTCGGTGATGGAGGAGGCCGGCGCCGCGGTGGATCGGGTGCGCGTGACCCGTTCCCTGGTGCGGCACATGGAGAACCGCTACATCGAGTTCGAGGAGCAGGGCTTCGTGCCCATCGCGCGCTGCTGGAACGGCTACGCGCGCATGGAAGGGCGCCGGGTGCGCGCGCACACGCCGGACGGCGAGCGCGCCGGACGGGTCCGGGAATTGGACGGAAGCGGCTTCCTGGTGCTGGATTGCGAGGGCGGCCGGACCGAGCGCGTGGTGAGCGGGGACGTGGTCCTGCTGGATGGAGCGGAAGGGTACTAG
- the fusA gene encoding elongation factor G has translation MAIEAGRLRNVGLLGHRGAGKTSLGEALLFAAGSTNRLGRVEDGSSAFDYEPEEIQRQVSISTAFHSLEWQKTTCVLVDTPGFATFLPETVHSLPACGGAVFVLHAGAGLRVEAERLWGYAAERGLPRMFFVNRMDREEADPVEAVDAIAGELGGKAIHVQVPIGHGEGFRGVVDLIRMKAVCKEGDGRETEEDVPAELRERAEEMRVNLMENVAETQDELLEKYLEGQELTSEEISEGLRAGVMAGTLFPVLYGSATRGMGVAALLDGIVAWLPSPLEEAAANGRNPVTGEEDARGKSADPPFSAFVFKTIVDPFAGRLSIMRVLSGTLKADSTVYNPGKDAKERITHIFRPEGGKQEEVPEAGVGEIVAAAKLKDVASGDTLCDESAPIEYPRPMHFNPSISFALSPKTRADEDKVPQALQRMMEEDPSITMHRDEQTREFILSGTGQLHIEVVVDKLKRKYGAEVELKAPKVPYRETIRASASAQGKYKKQSGGRGQYGDTWLKIEPLPRGKGFEFVDKIVGGAIPRNYIPAVEKGIVETMSGGYVAGFPIMDVRATLYDGSFHSVDSSDMAFKIAASMGFKNAMEAAKPVILEPVMSMEVSVPDECMGDVIGDLNSRRGKVLGVDAKGHSQIIKAQVPMSEVLRYASDLRSMTSGRGEFQSEFSHYDELPAHLMEKVQAEAKAEAEGD, from the coding sequence ATGGCAATTGAAGCTGGCCGGTTACGCAACGTCGGATTGCTGGGACACCGGGGGGCTGGCAAGACCTCCCTGGGCGAGGCGTTGCTTTTCGCCGCCGGCAGCACGAACCGCCTGGGGCGGGTAGAGGACGGCAGCTCCGCTTTCGACTACGAACCCGAGGAGATCCAGAGGCAGGTTTCCATTTCCACCGCGTTTCACTCCCTGGAGTGGCAGAAGACCACGTGCGTCCTGGTGGACACGCCGGGTTTCGCCACCTTTCTTCCGGAGACGGTCCATTCGTTGCCCGCCTGCGGCGGCGCGGTCTTCGTCCTCCATGCCGGCGCCGGCCTGCGGGTGGAAGCGGAGCGGCTCTGGGGCTACGCCGCGGAGCGGGGCCTTCCCCGGATGTTCTTCGTCAACCGCATGGACCGCGAGGAGGCGGACCCGGTGGAGGCGGTGGACGCCATCGCCGGGGAGTTGGGAGGCAAGGCGATCCACGTGCAGGTTCCCATCGGCCACGGGGAAGGTTTCCGGGGGGTCGTGGACCTGATCCGCATGAAGGCGGTGTGCAAGGAGGGGGACGGCAGGGAAACCGAGGAAGACGTCCCCGCGGAGCTTCGGGAACGCGCCGAGGAGATGCGCGTCAACCTGATGGAGAACGTGGCCGAGACCCAGGACGAGCTGCTGGAGAAGTACCTGGAAGGGCAGGAGCTGACCTCGGAGGAGATCTCCGAAGGACTGCGCGCCGGCGTCATGGCGGGGACCTTGTTCCCGGTGCTGTACGGTTCCGCGACCCGGGGCATGGGCGTCGCGGCGCTGTTGGACGGCATCGTCGCATGGCTTCCGTCGCCGCTGGAGGAGGCTGCCGCCAATGGCAGGAATCCGGTGACGGGAGAGGAGGATGCGCGCGGCAAGAGCGCCGACCCCCCGTTCTCGGCGTTCGTCTTCAAGACCATCGTGGACCCTTTCGCGGGCCGGCTGTCCATCATGCGCGTGCTCTCGGGAACGCTCAAGGCCGACAGCACGGTGTACAACCCGGGCAAGGACGCCAAGGAGCGGATCACCCACATATTCCGACCCGAGGGGGGCAAACAGGAGGAGGTTCCGGAGGCGGGCGTGGGCGAGATCGTCGCCGCGGCCAAGCTCAAGGACGTGGCCTCCGGCGACACCTTGTGCGACGAGTCCGCGCCCATCGAGTACCCCAGGCCGATGCATTTCAACCCGTCCATCTCCTTTGCCCTCTCGCCCAAGACCCGGGCCGACGAGGACAAGGTGCCGCAGGCGCTCCAGCGCATGATGGAGGAGGACCCCTCCATCACCATGCACCGCGACGAGCAGACGCGCGAGTTCATCCTGTCGGGCACGGGCCAGCTCCACATTGAAGTGGTGGTGGACAAGCTCAAGCGCAAGTACGGCGCCGAAGTGGAATTGAAGGCGCCCAAGGTGCCCTACCGGGAAACCATCCGCGCCAGCGCCAGCGCTCAGGGAAAATACAAGAAACAGTCCGGCGGCCGCGGCCAGTACGGCGATACGTGGCTCAAGATCGAGCCGCTGCCGCGCGGCAAGGGCTTCGAGTTCGTCGACAAGATCGTCGGCGGCGCCATCCCGCGGAACTACATCCCCGCGGTGGAGAAGGGCATCGTCGAGACCATGTCGGGCGGCTACGTGGCCGGATTCCCCATCATGGACGTGCGCGCGACCCTCTACGACGGATCGTTCCATTCCGTGGACTCGTCCGACATGGCCTTCAAGATCGCGGCGTCGATGGGCTTCAAGAACGCCATGGAGGCCGCCAAGCCGGTGATACTGGAACCGGTCATGTCCATGGAGGTGTCGGTGCCCGACGAGTGCATGGGCGACGTGATCGGGGACCTCAACAGCCGCCGCGGCAAGGTCCTCGGCGTGGACGCCAAGGGGCACAGCCAGATCATCAAGGCGCAGGTGCCCATGTCCGAAGTGCTGCGCTACGCCTCGGACCTGCGTTCCATGACCAGCGGACGCGGCGAGTTCCAGTCGGAGTTCTCGCACTACGACGAGCTGCCGGCGCACCTCATGGAGAAGGTCCAGGCTGAAGCCAAGGCGGAGGCGGAAGGCGACTAG
- a CDS encoding cytochrome c-type biogenesis protein CcmH, which translates to MGKPGGRRVRGAVAVIGALLVALSSHARADQALEDRVRAIASELRCVVCQNLSVADSPAEMAVQMRGIVREQLQAGKTPDEVRAYFVSKYGEWVLLAPPAHGFNLMVWILPFAVLLAGLAFAIWYLRRWSRRRAREPEDVPEPELLERVRAAVAAGEETPDSPERANLPIYQDLRELEFDHQAGKLSDADYEALKQRYERQAVELLRDEGEAAAVVREPDAREPEMTEPTPSRWSKRSWMMAGGAALLLAGGVTLGLLLGQSVRPRTSPEDSMTGDFLTGTGPGGIGQPGASNPAAALRQGQEAFQRKDFKAAIPAFRTVLRHDPGHPAANAYMGMILAQAGHVDAALEALDRALARTPNFPLALWAKGMVLFQDGRDPAGARRHLERLEGLLPEGEQRKAVRDIIARIGERPREPAGAPAGPRIEGIVELEAGKAPDAGARSVLYIIARPAGAQGGPPLAVKRIVAPAFPVSFSLGPGDVMIQGTAFEGPLNLTARLDRDGDPLTREPGEPAGAYDGNPVSPGARNVVVKLR; encoded by the coding sequence GACCGCGTGCGCGCCATCGCGTCGGAGCTGCGCTGCGTAGTGTGCCAGAACCTGTCCGTGGCCGACTCTCCGGCGGAGATGGCGGTGCAGATGCGCGGCATCGTGCGCGAACAGCTCCAGGCCGGCAAGACCCCGGACGAGGTGCGCGCCTATTTCGTCTCCAAGTACGGAGAGTGGGTGTTGCTGGCGCCCCCCGCCCATGGCTTCAATCTGATGGTATGGATACTCCCCTTCGCCGTCCTCCTTGCCGGTCTCGCCTTCGCGATCTGGTACTTGCGCCGCTGGAGCCGCCGTCGCGCCCGCGAGCCGGAGGACGTCCCGGAACCGGAGCTCCTGGAGCGGGTACGGGCGGCGGTCGCCGCCGGCGAGGAGACCCCCGACTCGCCGGAGCGCGCCAACCTGCCCATCTACCAGGACCTTCGTGAGTTGGAGTTCGACCACCAGGCGGGCAAGCTGTCGGACGCCGATTACGAGGCCCTGAAACAGCGCTACGAACGGCAGGCCGTGGAACTGCTGCGGGACGAGGGTGAAGCCGCCGCCGTGGTCCGGGAGCCGGATGCGCGGGAGCCGGAGATGACGGAGCCGACACCTTCCAGGTGGAGCAAACGGTCGTGGATGATGGCCGGCGGGGCGGCCCTGCTGCTTGCGGGGGGCGTCACCCTGGGGCTCCTGCTGGGTCAGTCGGTGCGACCGCGCACGTCTCCGGAGGACAGCATGACCGGGGACTTCCTCACGGGAACCGGTCCCGGCGGCATCGGGCAGCCCGGCGCAAGCAATCCGGCCGCCGCGCTGCGCCAGGGACAAGAGGCCTTCCAACGCAAGGACTTCAAGGCCGCCATCCCGGCCTTCCGGACCGTGTTGCGCCACGACCCCGGCCACCCCGCGGCCAACGCCTACATGGGCATGATCCTGGCCCAGGCCGGGCATGTGGACGCCGCCCTCGAGGCGCTGGACCGCGCGCTCGCGCGCACTCCCAACTTCCCCCTCGCGCTGTGGGCCAAGGGGATGGTGTTGTTCCAGGATGGGCGTGACCCGGCCGGCGCGCGCCGGCACCTGGAGCGGCTGGAAGGCCTTCTGCCCGAGGGAGAGCAACGCAAGGCCGTGCGCGACATCATCGCGCGGATCGGTGAGCGGCCACGGGAACCGGCCGGTGCGCCCGCCGGCCCACGGATCGAAGGCATCGTCGAGTTGGAAGCCGGAAAGGCCCCCGACGCCGGCGCACGGTCCGTCCTGTACATCATCGCCCGGCCCGCCGGAGCCCAGGGCGGCCCGCCCCTGGCGGTCAAGCGCATCGTCGCCCCTGCCTTTCCGGTGTCCTTTTCGCTGGGTCCCGGGGACGTGATGATTCAGGGAACAGCCTTTGAAGGCCCGCTGAACCTGACGGCGCGGTTGGACCGCGACGGCGACCCCCTCACGCGGGAGCCCGGCGAACCGGCCGGAGCCTACGACGGGAACCCCGTCTCACCCGGCGCGCGGAATGTCGTCGTGAAGCTGCGCTGA